The genomic window TTTCTTCGATGGTTTCTCCAGGAGGGGAAACATAGTCAGGTTTGTATCTATTATCAATTAAATTAATCATGGGTATCGTCAACACCAATAATTTTAACGGCTGTTACTTGTGTCCAATCAAGTCCCCCATCGGGTTTTTTGGGGACAGGATTATTAGCAGGTTCAAAAATTAATCGATAAGGATGGTCTAAGTCTAAAGATAATTGACCACGACGATTATGGGTTAACTCATGACAGCGTCCTGGAAGATTTCGCATATCTTCAAGGGTAGAAGCTGCGTTTAAGTCATCTAATCTTCGTCTAATGCGTTTAGCTCTGTCCTTACCTTGTTTTTTGATTAGAAGTTGTTGATTGTTGCATTGTTTTTCTAACTTGGCGTTTTCAAAGACTATATTCATCTTACAGCATAATATTTAATTTATTAACCCCAAAGGTTAATACTATTTTAGAGGATTCACACAAAAGTTGACGTAAGAATACACCATATCTAGAGATATAGTGTATTTTTAAATACATAAATACTATATATAGTGTTTATGTAGTAAATGGATAAATGAATCAAGGGTTTAAGATTATTTTTAGATTATTTAACTAAAAATCTGATTTAATGCGAT from Crocosphaera subtropica ATCC 51142 includes these protein-coding regions:
- a CDS encoding type II toxin-antitoxin system RelE/ParE family toxin translates to MNIVFENAKLEKQCNNQQLLIKKQGKDRAKRIRRRLDDLNAASTLEDMRNLPGRCHELTHNRRGQLSLDLDHPYRLIFEPANNPVPKKPDGGLDWTQVTAVKIIGVDDTHD